From the Blastopirellula marina genome, one window contains:
- a CDS encoding isochorismatase family protein, with product MTVILRLLAVDFPPPTYMRSLIMYQPQLVSCLLALVFTMPCVAGDLEMTLRYQQETSPDSGRYHRLTRQESWKPSETAIIVCDVWDLHHCQNAVLRVQEFAPRLDHVLSKAREQGVTIIHAPSGCMEHYAQHPARRRAQLIAPAPTLPEEITKWCYQIPSEEKGVYPVDQSDGGEDDEPEQHVNWAEELMNRGLNPKAPWSKQTDLLTIDAEKDYISDKGDEVWNILSAKGIDNVILTGVHTNMCVLGRPFGLRQLAKNGKNVVLMRDMTDTMYNPEAWPFVSHFTGTDLIISHIEKFVAPTVTSDQLIGGKPFVFKGDVRPHVVIAMAEAEYETNRTLPEFANAYLGKDFRVSYCFANDTNRDNIPGFDTALEDADVLVLSVRRRALPLKQMEALRKYIVAGKPVIGIRTACHAFSLHGKEPPEGTETWEAFDPEVFGGNYHGHYPSKIASHIDVVTDSSSHPILQGISRDRYTQYGSLYKTSPIANSASLLLTGAVEGQPQEPVAWTFDRADRGKSFFTSLGHKTDFDKPMFQRLLLNGIYWAAGEPIPQEFDLEKPVEPRKKW from the coding sequence ATGACCGTTATTCTGCGGTTACTAGCCGTCGACTTCCCGCCACCTACCTACATGAGAAGTTTGATCATGTACCAGCCGCAACTTGTCTCGTGCCTGCTTGCCTTGGTTTTCACCATGCCCTGCGTAGCCGGCGATTTAGAGATGACGCTTCGATATCAACAGGAAACCAGCCCAGATAGTGGTCGATACCATCGGCTGACTCGGCAGGAATCCTGGAAGCCATCGGAAACGGCAATCATCGTCTGCGATGTGTGGGACCTTCATCATTGTCAGAATGCGGTCCTGCGTGTCCAAGAGTTTGCGCCCCGTCTTGATCACGTACTTTCCAAGGCTCGCGAACAGGGCGTGACCATCATTCACGCCCCCAGTGGCTGTATGGAACACTATGCTCAGCATCCGGCGCGCAGAAGGGCTCAACTGATTGCGCCTGCTCCAACTCTGCCAGAAGAAATTACCAAGTGGTGCTACCAGATACCTTCGGAAGAGAAGGGCGTTTACCCGGTGGATCAGTCCGACGGTGGTGAAGACGACGAGCCTGAGCAACATGTAAATTGGGCCGAAGAACTCATGAACCGCGGACTTAACCCGAAAGCTCCCTGGTCGAAGCAGACCGACCTGCTGACGATTGATGCTGAAAAGGACTACATCAGCGATAAGGGGGACGAAGTCTGGAATATCCTGAGTGCGAAAGGGATCGACAACGTCATTCTGACGGGCGTGCATACGAACATGTGTGTGCTGGGAAGGCCATTCGGTTTGCGGCAACTAGCAAAAAACGGCAAGAACGTTGTGCTGATGCGAGACATGACCGACACCATGTACAACCCTGAGGCCTGGCCGTTTGTTAGTCATTTTACTGGTACTGACCTTATCATTTCCCACATCGAGAAGTTTGTCGCGCCTACCGTAACGAGCGATCAACTGATTGGTGGCAAGCCCTTTGTCTTTAAGGGAGATGTTCGTCCACATGTCGTGATCGCTATGGCAGAGGCAGAATATGAGACCAATCGCACGCTACCTGAGTTCGCCAACGCTTACCTTGGCAAAGATTTCCGCGTGAGCTACTGCTTTGCCAATGATACCAATCGCGACAACATCCCTGGTTTCGATACTGCCCTGGAGGATGCCGATGTGTTGGTACTTAGTGTGCGCCGACGAGCGTTGCCCTTAAAACAGATGGAAGCTCTGCGAAAATATATCGTTGCCGGTAAGCCCGTGATTGGAATCCGGACAGCATGCCATGCGTTTAGTCTTCATGGGAAGGAGCCGCCTGAGGGAACTGAAACTTGGGAAGCGTTTGACCCTGAAGTGTTTGGGGGCAATTACCATGGTCACTACCCCAGTAAGATCGCTTCGCACATCGATGTCGTAACGGACTCTTCTTCGCATCCGATCCTGCAAGGTATTTCCCGCGATCGCTATACTCAATATGGGTCGCTGTATAAGACGTCGCCGATCGCGAACTCAGCATCGCTATTGTTGACAGGCGCTGTGGAAGGCCAACCCCAGGAGCCGGTCGCCTGGACATTTGACCGTGCCGACAGGGGGAAATCGTTTTTTACCTCGTTAGGCCACAAGACTGATTTTGACAAACCGATGTTTCAACGGCTCCTTCTCAATGGCATCTATTGGGCCGCTGGAGAACCGATTCCCCAGGAGTTTGATTTGGAAAAGCCTGTCGAGCCTCGGAAGAAGTGGTAG
- a CDS encoding S1C family serine protease, whose translation MIDQINFRTRLRICIAWLAPFGIALTLIANNSNKVDAQDPAQTPATVESSEFGTAPSYAKQREYSTPKTQLQYNLDTGKAIGYEFHYQSNIQGTFFGFAGNIVQNITSLKPSTLTPDQKEKSVEGSGTAFVVRPDGFLITCAHVVEGSKSVMVHLDNKQYPAKVIDFDFSNDLALLRIDADNLTPLPIMDSSKIELAEEVRVVGYPLSTVLGESLKISRGTVSGIGPTDGSQSFQLDAVVNPGNSGGPVVTEKGHVAGVAKALLSGDGISNVGLAVTANDVRRLLERNKLKYRIPPESDDFLRGPDLAKKVAPAVALLKVVSGDDGTGIPQQRIISFDANYLPQPDPRNTIVPKLGSTALQESGKVLVNAFGEVDYYDGKFGLPCLLGPLGTMGLEAFPREDCDTWQSQKLLFVPKDRLVGLMVDFKALPTFGTRLNAKSDFDSKSGRPRLTLRELFSQPVLETSDYKIVSEKGSLVEIEKTVNVKSIHKEDQIPAFQMSGKSTIQFNKRLGRIDSIHYQGNAEVTSNQTTVRIPITFTCFSTDVSRKEALAAAPEMPQVQAPPNQVANNPLPQNNPPPQMPRPPRSSTPPRSFSVPTPVSPMPTSKPIPRSQGLSKLRLD comes from the coding sequence ATGATCGACCAAATCAATTTCCGCACACGGCTACGAATCTGCATCGCCTGGTTGGCTCCTTTCGGTATTGCTTTGACGCTGATCGCCAACAACTCGAACAAGGTTGATGCACAAGATCCTGCACAGACGCCCGCAACAGTTGAGAGTTCCGAATTTGGAACCGCCCCCAGCTATGCCAAGCAGCGTGAGTATTCGACTCCGAAGACCCAGTTGCAATACAATTTGGATACTGGAAAGGCCATCGGATATGAGTTCCACTATCAATCGAACATACAAGGCACGTTTTTTGGCTTTGCCGGTAATATCGTTCAGAATATTACCTCGCTGAAGCCGTCAACTCTTACCCCTGACCAGAAGGAAAAGAGTGTTGAAGGGAGCGGCACCGCGTTTGTCGTTCGCCCTGATGGTTTCCTGATAACGTGTGCCCACGTGGTGGAAGGTTCGAAGTCGGTCATGGTGCATCTCGATAACAAGCAGTACCCGGCCAAAGTGATCGATTTCGACTTCTCTAACGATCTCGCATTGCTGCGGATTGACGCCGACAATCTGACGCCTTTGCCGATAATGGACTCTAGTAAGATTGAGTTGGCCGAAGAAGTTCGAGTGGTAGGCTATCCTCTTTCGACAGTTCTCGGCGAGAGCCTGAAGATCAGCCGAGGTACGGTCTCGGGTATTGGTCCAACCGATGGAAGTCAAAGCTTTCAGCTCGATGCGGTTGTGAACCCCGGAAACAGTGGTGGCCCTGTTGTTACCGAGAAGGGACACGTCGCCGGTGTTGCGAAGGCGCTTTTGTCGGGAGATGGGATTTCCAATGTTGGCCTGGCTGTTACCGCGAATGACGTTCGCCGACTGCTCGAGAGGAATAAGCTAAAGTATCGTATTCCACCTGAGTCTGACGACTTCCTCCGCGGGCCGGACCTGGCCAAAAAGGTTGCTCCGGCGGTTGCGCTATTGAAGGTAGTGTCTGGCGACGACGGCACTGGAATTCCCCAACAGCGTATAATTAGCTTCGATGCTAATTACTTGCCCCAGCCAGATCCAAGAAACACGATCGTTCCCAAGCTCGGAAGCACTGCCTTGCAAGAGTCCGGCAAGGTGTTGGTCAACGCGTTTGGTGAGGTGGATTACTATGACGGCAAGTTCGGCTTGCCTTGTCTGTTAGGCCCTCTGGGAACCATGGGGCTGGAAGCATTTCCGCGAGAAGACTGCGACACGTGGCAAAGTCAGAAATTGCTATTCGTTCCCAAGGATCGGCTTGTGGGGCTGATGGTCGATTTTAAAGCCTTGCCCACATTCGGTACCAGGCTGAATGCCAAGTCTGACTTCGACTCGAAATCAGGCCGCCCTCGACTGACGCTCCGCGAGTTGTTTTCGCAGCCCGTGTTGGAGACTTCCGACTACAAGATAGTAAGTGAAAAGGGATCTCTCGTCGAAATTGAAAAGACCGTCAACGTCAAGTCGATTCACAAGGAAGACCAGATCCCGGCATTTCAGATGTCCGGCAAGTCTACCATTCAGTTCAACAAGCGATTAGGACGAATTGACTCGATTCACTACCAGGGGAATGCGGAAGTGACATCGAACCAAACCACTGTCCGTATTCCGATTACCTTTACCTGCTTCAGTACGGATGTATCTCGAAAAGAAGCCCTGGCGGCGGCTCCCGAGATGCCGCAGGTGCAAGCTCCGCCGAATCAAGTCGCGAATAATCCCCTTCCGCAAAACAATCCGCCCCCTCAAATGCCGCGACCACCTCGATCTTCGACGCCACCGCGTAGTTTTTCCGTGCCCACACCGGTCTCCCCCATGCCGACTTCCAAACCGATTCCGCGATCGCAAGGTCTTTCGAAATTGAGACTCGACTAG
- a CDS encoding dihydrodipicolinate synthase family protein, producing MDTQLLTTETIARSVWAVPSLARSADGSLSRAENEKIIRHIEQGGITTLLYGGNAIFYHLTLAEYRTALELVSELAAEKTLVIPAVGPAYGTMMDQADVLKDFDFPTVMVLPQRDVITSAGFATGVRHLSERIGKPIVLYLKYDGVMTADDATSLVDDGLISAIKYAVVREDYTQDKYLSELTGKIDTKLILSGLGDQPAIVHMRDFKLGGFTTGCGCVFPKLSMDLLHAIQAGDFEQAETIREKFLPLEQLRDSLGPITILHRATELAGIAQTGPVSPLLSEPAASIQEKIAASIKQIQASL from the coding sequence ATGGATACTCAATTATTAACTACTGAAACAATTGCTCGTTCCGTTTGGGCGGTTCCTTCCCTTGCTCGAAGTGCTGATGGTTCGCTAAGTCGGGCAGAGAATGAAAAGATCATCCGTCACATCGAACAGGGTGGAATCACCACGCTGCTGTATGGTGGCAATGCGATCTTCTATCACCTGACACTGGCTGAGTACCGAACGGCTTTGGAACTGGTCAGCGAGTTGGCTGCCGAAAAGACCCTGGTCATTCCCGCCGTAGGACCTGCCTACGGAACGATGATGGACCAGGCCGACGTGCTGAAAGATTTTGATTTCCCGACCGTGATGGTCTTGCCGCAACGCGACGTGATCACCTCTGCGGGCTTCGCCACTGGTGTGCGTCATCTGTCCGAGAGAATCGGCAAGCCAATCGTGCTGTATCTGAAATACGACGGCGTGATGACTGCGGACGATGCGACCTCGCTGGTCGATGACGGTTTGATTTCCGCGATCAAGTATGCGGTGGTTCGCGAAGACTACACGCAGGACAAATACCTCAGTGAATTGACCGGCAAGATCGACACGAAACTGATATTGAGCGGCTTGGGTGACCAGCCTGCGATAGTGCACATGCGAGATTTCAAGCTGGGTGGTTTTACAACCGGATGCGGTTGTGTCTTCCCGAAGCTTTCGATGGATCTGCTGCACGCGATTCAGGCCGGCGATTTCGAGCAGGCCGAGACGATCCGCGAAAAGTTCCTCCCGCTGGAACAACTGCGTGACTCGCTCGGTCCGATTACGATTCTACATCGTGCGACTGAGTTGGCTGGTATCGCCCAGACCGGGCCTGTTTCGCCACTGCTTTCCGAGCCAGCAGCATCGATCCAAGAGAAAATCGCGGCGTCGATCAAGCAGATTCAAGCCTCGCTTTGA
- a CDS encoding SHD1 domain-containing protein, with product MFLVLVFMAIGIDRLNAREWSDKSGTHKTEAEFISFKNGKVYLEKGDGDIVSVPIEILSSPDLEFLSSKPDVSKYFESHPELAPKRSVGTSSAKAQVKPQFVDIKAPEGVGSGEVRRFEDMGWSVKSLAFSGNGGLLAAGKQDKTLLLFGVSESQTLIKLDDLDALGQLTCCLFTPDNSKLIVGGYSGRIIVWNVDPSGQLEQVSQFVGHNGEIKTISVSQDGKKVVSGGSDKTLKYWELETGEEIHSFPVFDGAVRASFITRSGKQALGSDGAQLVLFDLEEGEAIQAMDLVSTSAHDVAISPDGRKVAVSNLYAIHVWDTKSGKGFLLQDREIQWTIQFAPDAQKILSGARAKVNVWDLRKQNRINVFDTGSHGYVQTLACSPDNQHVAAIGSSAGQDLQVFRYSTSRK from the coding sequence TTGTTTTTAGTCTTGGTATTTATGGCGATCGGTATCGATCGCCTGAATGCTCGGGAGTGGTCGGACAAGTCTGGCACTCATAAAACGGAAGCGGAGTTTATCTCGTTTAAGAACGGGAAGGTCTATCTCGAAAAAGGGGATGGCGATATTGTCTCTGTCCCGATCGAGATTCTCAGCTCGCCAGACTTAGAGTTCTTAAGCAGCAAGCCAGACGTCTCGAAGTATTTCGAGTCGCATCCTGAACTTGCCCCGAAACGTTCCGTTGGAACAAGCAGTGCCAAAGCCCAGGTCAAGCCGCAGTTTGTTGATATCAAAGCTCCTGAAGGCGTGGGCTCGGGCGAAGTCCGTCGCTTTGAGGACATGGGATGGTCGGTCAAGTCGTTGGCCTTTTCTGGCAACGGCGGACTCCTGGCCGCTGGCAAACAGGATAAAACCCTCTTGCTGTTTGGGGTAAGCGAATCTCAAACGTTGATCAAGCTTGACGATCTCGATGCATTGGGACAACTGACCTGTTGCCTGTTCACGCCAGATAACTCGAAGCTGATCGTCGGAGGGTACTCCGGGCGAATCATTGTCTGGAATGTTGATCCGTCAGGCCAACTCGAACAGGTCAGCCAGTTTGTAGGGCACAACGGCGAGATCAAAACCATCTCGGTATCCCAGGATGGAAAGAAGGTCGTGTCCGGCGGAAGTGACAAAACGCTCAAGTACTGGGAGTTGGAAACTGGGGAAGAGATTCATTCGTTTCCTGTATTCGACGGAGCGGTACGAGCCAGTTTTATCACACGCAGCGGAAAGCAGGCTCTCGGTTCCGATGGGGCGCAGCTAGTGCTGTTCGACCTGGAAGAAGGGGAAGCGATTCAGGCGATGGATTTAGTCAGCACTTCTGCACATGACGTCGCAATTTCGCCCGATGGTCGTAAGGTTGCCGTCAGTAATCTCTACGCGATCCATGTGTGGGATACGAAGTCGGGTAAGGGCTTTCTGCTACAAGACCGAGAGATTCAATGGACGATCCAGTTTGCTCCCGACGCACAGAAGATTCTTTCCGGAGCCAGAGCAAAGGTAAACGTGTGGGATCTGCGAAAGCAGAACCGCATCAATGTCTTCGATACGGGCTCGCACGGTTACGTCCAAACGCTGGCGTGTTCACCAGATAACCAACATGTCGCGGCCATTGGAAGTTCGGCTGGGCAAGATCTACAAGTCTTTCGATATTCAACGTCACGTAAGTAA
- the malQ gene encoding 4-alpha-glucanotransferase — MMSDDGSVSHIPPFPDGYRGAGILLHVTSLPGPYGIGDFGPEAIRWIDLLHEKGQSWWQVLPLGPTGRGGSPYLPLSSFAINEILVSPDWLIEDGWISPSDVETHIPEGKVDFENVTTFKYDLLEKAWASFQQATAEQQASFQEFCDHHAHWLEDYALFRALKVKFDDADFLTWPHDLVNRDRSAIDEAHEELATSVRKFRFYQFLMAGHAGRVRDHARAKHVRIVGDVPIYVSAESSEAWANPSLFMLDEDKRPKFVAGVPPDYFSSLGQLWGNPVYNWEAHRRNGFRWFIDRLQSLLEYADAIRLDHFRGFAAAWNVPAEATTAVDGAWVPGPGAELFEAIQAELGSLPYIVEDLGTITKDVYELRDQFDLPGTLVLQFAFDGDPNNFYLPENYKHNAVVYTGTHDNATTRQWYDELPESAREVVWRMLNIEPVTPDDVAWQLIRTAWSSDAALAIAPLQDVLNLGSEARMNVPGEADGNWDWRCPSELLESDYFTRLKEVTEQTDRVEKL; from the coding sequence ATGATGTCAGACGATGGTTCGGTGAGTCATATCCCTCCCTTTCCCGATGGATATCGCGGTGCGGGAATCTTGCTCCACGTGACCTCCTTGCCTGGGCCATACGGGATTGGAGACTTCGGTCCCGAGGCCATCCGCTGGATCGACTTGCTGCACGAAAAAGGTCAATCGTGGTGGCAAGTCTTACCCTTGGGGCCAACTGGGCGCGGCGGTTCCCCCTACCTGCCCCTTTCGTCATTTGCCATCAACGAAATCCTGGTAAGCCCCGATTGGCTGATCGAAGACGGGTGGATCTCCCCGTCGGACGTAGAAACTCACATTCCTGAAGGCAAAGTCGATTTCGAGAACGTTACGACCTTCAAGTACGACCTACTGGAAAAAGCCTGGGCGAGTTTTCAACAGGCGACGGCAGAACAACAGGCAAGCTTTCAGGAATTTTGCGATCACCATGCCCACTGGCTGGAAGACTACGCACTCTTCCGTGCGCTGAAGGTGAAATTTGACGACGCCGATTTCCTGACTTGGCCACATGATCTTGTGAATCGCGATCGCAGTGCCATCGACGAAGCTCATGAGGAACTCGCTACATCGGTCCGCAAGTTTCGCTTCTACCAGTTTTTGATGGCGGGGCATGCGGGACGCGTGCGAGATCATGCCCGGGCAAAGCATGTCCGCATTGTCGGGGACGTTCCGATTTATGTTTCCGCCGAATCAAGCGAGGCATGGGCAAACCCCAGTTTGTTTATGTTAGACGAAGACAAGCGTCCCAAGTTTGTCGCTGGAGTTCCGCCAGACTACTTTAGTTCCCTCGGTCAACTTTGGGGCAATCCTGTTTACAACTGGGAAGCACATCGACGCAACGGCTTCCGTTGGTTCATCGATCGCCTGCAATCGCTACTGGAATATGCCGACGCGATTCGATTAGATCACTTCCGAGGCTTCGCCGCTGCCTGGAATGTACCGGCCGAAGCCACCACGGCCGTCGACGGGGCTTGGGTCCCTGGTCCTGGTGCCGAACTGTTCGAGGCCATCCAGGCGGAACTTGGTTCGTTGCCGTACATCGTCGAAGATCTAGGAACAATCACGAAAGACGTGTACGAACTTCGCGATCAATTTGACCTTCCGGGAACGCTGGTGTTGCAGTTCGCTTTCGATGGCGATCCCAACAACTTCTACCTGCCCGAAAACTACAAACACAACGCCGTCGTCTACACCGGCACGCACGACAATGCGACAACCCGGCAATGGTACGACGAGTTGCCCGAGTCGGCCCGCGAGGTCGTCTGGCGAATGCTCAACATTGAACCCGTCACGCCAGATGACGTGGCCTGGCAATTGATTCGTACGGCCTGGTCTTCCGATGCTGCGTTGGCAATCGCACCGCTACAGGACGTACTCAATCTCGGCAGCGAAGCGCGAATGAATGTTCCCGGCGAGGCAGACGGAAACTGGGACTGGCGCTGCCCCAGCGAACTACTGGAAAGCGATTACTTCACCCGTTTGAAAGAAGTAACAGAACAAACCGATCGCGTCGAGAAACTCTAA
- a CDS encoding GntP family permease, which yields MLAIVLGMVIVICGVLFLRMHAFLALFLGALAVAAATSPLSVSQSVLHRLTSGISEVQGNQIVLSDVEEGLPKKPGAYYITFNSPDGGAKQEPLVVWVDRFAEEDNVTRAFVAHELPNDIDLAGARFVSQDTYREAKQLSGSSAINRVANALGSTFGKIGILIAMASIIGQCLLSSGAAERIVYGIRHAMGERWTALAFVVSSFVLAIPVFFDTVFFLMLPLAQAMAQRSGKDYLKYVLSIVVGGTLAHSLVPPTPGPLFVATELNVSIGAMILGGIGVGIWGVIAGYFYMLWANRRWQIPLRIEAEEAIAEEPNDESDLPSFWFSVLPIVIPILLLGLKTVSQTALPASTSEIWITAISFLGDKNIALSIGALLALATLFCKPAMTWVGLSKSVQKALSEGGVVVLITCAGGAFGEVIRQTNIGAAIADSLPSTVGGTGLLVTAFMITAIIRVIQGSATVAMITAIGIVVPVAMQIGLPFHPVYLALAIGCGSKPLPWMNDSGFWVISRMSGFTEKETLKTFSVLLTIMGLVSFLATLVFAILIPLA from the coding sequence ATGCTCGCGATTGTTCTAGGAATGGTGATCGTCATCTGTGGCGTTCTCTTCTTACGGATGCATGCCTTTCTCGCGTTATTTTTGGGGGCTTTGGCAGTCGCAGCAGCAACCAGCCCCCTTTCCGTCTCGCAAAGTGTGCTACATCGCTTGACCTCTGGTATTTCCGAGGTTCAGGGAAACCAGATCGTGCTGTCCGATGTCGAGGAAGGGCTGCCCAAAAAGCCTGGTGCGTATTACATCACCTTCAATTCACCAGATGGAGGAGCCAAACAAGAGCCCCTAGTGGTATGGGTCGACCGATTTGCCGAAGAGGACAACGTTACCAGAGCGTTCGTCGCCCATGAATTGCCAAATGATATCGATCTGGCCGGTGCCCGGTTTGTTTCTCAGGACACGTATCGAGAAGCTAAGCAATTGTCAGGCAGCAGCGCGATCAACCGGGTGGCGAATGCCTTAGGTTCGACGTTTGGCAAAATAGGGATTCTGATCGCCATGGCGTCGATCATTGGTCAATGTTTGCTATCGAGCGGGGCGGCTGAGCGGATTGTCTATGGTATTCGACATGCGATGGGGGAACGCTGGACGGCACTGGCCTTTGTCGTCAGTAGTTTCGTTTTGGCGATTCCGGTCTTCTTTGACACGGTTTTCTTTCTGATGCTGCCGCTGGCCCAGGCCATGGCTCAGAGATCCGGTAAAGACTATTTGAAATACGTGTTGTCGATCGTGGTCGGGGGAACCCTGGCACACTCCCTTGTTCCACCGACGCCTGGGCCGTTGTTCGTAGCGACCGAACTGAATGTGAGCATCGGTGCGATGATTCTCGGAGGGATTGGTGTCGGTATCTGGGGGGTCATCGCAGGCTACTTCTATATGCTCTGGGCGAATCGGCGGTGGCAGATTCCCCTTCGGATTGAAGCGGAAGAAGCGATTGCCGAAGAGCCCAACGACGAAAGTGATCTGCCTAGTTTTTGGTTTTCCGTTTTACCGATCGTAATTCCGATTTTGTTGCTAGGACTGAAAACGGTCAGCCAAACCGCTTTGCCGGCATCGACCAGCGAGATCTGGATCACGGCGATCTCCTTCCTTGGCGACAAGAACATTGCGTTGTCGATCGGAGCGCTTTTGGCACTGGCTACCTTGTTTTGCAAGCCAGCGATGACCTGGGTTGGTCTCAGCAAGTCGGTGCAGAAGGCCCTCAGTGAAGGGGGCGTAGTCGTCCTGATCACTTGCGCCGGGGGTGCGTTTGGTGAGGTCATTCGTCAAACGAATATTGGTGCCGCGATCGCCGACTCGCTGCCAAGTACCGTGGGGGGGACAGGCCTGTTGGTGACGGCCTTCATGATTACAGCGATCATTCGCGTGATTCAGGGTTCGGCAACGGTGGCCATGATAACGGCCATTGGGATTGTCGTGCCGGTTGCCATGCAGATCGGATTGCCTTTCCACCCCGTTTATCTGGCCCTGGCGATTGGTTGTGGATCGAAGCCCCTTCCATGGATGAACGATAGCGGCTTTTGGGTCATTAGCCGCATGAGTGGTTTCACCGAAAAGGAAACCCTGAAAACGTTTAGCGTCTTGTTGACCATCATGGGGTTGGTGTCGTTTCTGGCGACCCTTGTTTTTGCTATCCTCATTCCACTGGCTTAA
- the araD gene encoding L-arabinonate dehydratase yields the protein MASNPSDESELRSGRWFDPDSLRGFGHRSRLKGMGYDDQDYRGKPVVAILNTWSDLNTCHSHFPERVQEVKRGIWQMGGFPVEIPVMSLGEMMMKPTTMLYRNLLAMETEEALRCHPVDAAVLMGGCDKTVPAMIMGAISANLPAIFLPAGPMLKARWKDQTLGSGSDAWKYWDERRAGNLCDEAWGEIENCIARSAGTCMTMGTASTMSAIAESMGLTLPGASSVPAVISEHSRLAVATGRRAVELAQEKLCPSDLLTAESFDNAIVTSMAIGGSTNAIVHIIAMARRAGFDLTLERFDELSRTTPVLANIRPAGKFLMEDFFDAGGLCALLKQLGKHIQGNCRTVNGSTIAENIARAEVIDPDIIRSTEDPISPTGGTFVLRGNLSPSGCIIKPTAASPRLLEHTGPAVVFDTYAELKAKLNDPDSGINADSVLILRNAGPQGGPGFPEWGMLPIPDHLLKQGVRDLVRISDARMSGTSYGTCVLHVAPEAAVGGPLALVRNGDMIQLSIEQRRLNLLVDDQELAERRKSWSAPKPKYQRGYGAMFLKHVTQADAGCDFDFLHHGEDTPDPEIY from the coding sequence ATGGCATCCAACCCGTCAGACGAATCGGAACTTCGCAGTGGCCGCTGGTTTGATCCGGACTCCCTACGCGGGTTCGGGCACCGATCGCGACTGAAAGGGATGGGATACGACGACCAGGATTATCGCGGCAAACCGGTCGTCGCGATTCTGAATACCTGGAGCGACCTCAACACGTGCCATTCGCATTTCCCCGAACGCGTGCAAGAGGTGAAACGCGGTATCTGGCAGATGGGCGGGTTTCCGGTGGAAATACCGGTGATGTCGCTGGGCGAAATGATGATGAAGCCCACGACAATGCTCTATCGCAATCTGCTGGCGATGGAAACCGAAGAAGCACTTCGCTGCCATCCGGTGGATGCGGCTGTTCTGATGGGTGGCTGTGACAAGACTGTCCCAGCGATGATCATGGGGGCCATTTCAGCTAACTTGCCGGCGATCTTTCTACCGGCTGGCCCGATGCTGAAAGCTCGTTGGAAAGATCAAACACTCGGCAGTGGCAGTGATGCCTGGAAATATTGGGACGAACGCCGCGCCGGTAATCTATGTGATGAAGCGTGGGGTGAGATCGAGAACTGCATCGCTCGCTCGGCCGGTACGTGCATGACGATGGGAACCGCGTCGACTATGTCTGCCATCGCCGAGTCGATGGGGCTGACGCTGCCGGGTGCTTCCTCGGTGCCTGCCGTAATTTCCGAACACTCTCGTCTGGCGGTTGCCACAGGGCGACGAGCCGTGGAGTTAGCCCAAGAGAAGCTTTGCCCGTCCGACTTATTGACGGCCGAGTCGTTTGACAACGCAATTGTCACCAGCATGGCGATCGGTGGGTCAACAAACGCTATCGTGCATATTATTGCGATGGCTCGACGTGCCGGGTTTGATTTGACGCTCGAGCGATTTGACGAACTCTCGCGCACGACGCCAGTCTTGGCGAATATTCGTCCCGCTGGGAAGTTTTTAATGGAAGACTTCTTCGATGCTGGCGGATTGTGCGCGCTGCTCAAGCAACTAGGGAAGCACATTCAAGGAAATTGCCGGACCGTGAATGGTTCGACCATCGCCGAGAATATCGCACGTGCTGAGGTGATCGATCCCGATATCATTCGATCGACCGAGGATCCAATCTCGCCGACTGGTGGCACGTTCGTACTGCGGGGAAATCTCTCGCCATCAGGCTGCATCATCAAACCGACTGCCGCATCGCCACGACTGCTGGAGCACACGGGACCGGCGGTTGTGTTTGATACCTACGCCGAGCTGAAAGCGAAGCTCAATGATCCCGATTCCGGTATCAACGCCGATTCGGTTCTTATCCTGCGGAATGCTGGTCCCCAAGGTGGGCCTGGTTTTCCGGAGTGGGGAATGTTGCCAATTCCAGATCATCTGCTAAAGCAGGGTGTCCGCGACCTGGTGCGAATCTCTGACGCTCGTATGAGCGGAACGAGCTACGGAACGTGTGTCCTGCATGTGGCTCCCGAAGCCGCTGTCGGTGGTCCCTTAGCCTTGGTACGCAACGGAGACATGATTCAGCTAAGCATTGAACAACGACGGCTCAATCTTCTGGTGGATGACCAGGAACTGGCCGAGAGACGCAAGAGTTGGTCGGCTCCAAAACCGAAATATCAGCGTGGGTACGGTGCGATGTTCCTCAAGCACGTTACCCAGGCCGATGCCGGATGCGACTTTGACTTCCTGCATCACGGCGAAGATACGCCTGATCCCGAAATTTACTAA